The sequence CACCAAACACGGACTCGTGAAAAGATACCACCACCAGGGAGTTGGGCTGCCGCACGTGTCAACCCACAGCACCTGTTAAATAAGACAGTGGACGGAGTCGAGGACGGCCGAATAATTGCTCCTACGGAGCTTGGTTGGGAGCGGTGTCGCGGCTGTACAAAGCCGTGTCATCCGCAGATGGCTTCACCTCCACTCTAAGCAGCACAGTCTTAATTAAAACAGTCAAACCAAAAACAGCAGTTCTGTTCCGGACGTGGCGGCCGATGACCGGCAAAACCCTGGACACAGAGGTGGCGAACAGAGGTGCAGCCTCTAAGGCAGCGGGAGACACGATCGCCAAGCCCACCGCTTTTCTGTACAGCAGAACAAGTCTCAGGTAACGTTATGGTGTAAACAAACCAACAGCTGATTGATAACGAGCGGCTTACCTCACAGAGAGTACCGACTGTCATCCAAGCAACCCCCGACGCGGAGCGCTCCGCTCTCCCAGCCTGCAGCCGCACCAGTTGCGCTACAAGAGGGCGAAACAATACTCGCTAAGTGTGCCAGGCTGTGCGGGCATCTACAGGCAAGGGAAGTGCACAGGCAACTACCTGATAGTAGCGGAGACAGGACACAGAGGCGCGCCGTACACGCCACGCCAAACAATTCACCACACCAACGCCAACCGGAAGTCACTCGCCGGAAGCATAAGGGCACACAATCTCATCCTAGCTGTATTTGTACGCCCCTCGGCCTGTCAATCACTGCCGGCTCAATCACGATTCGGCTACACCTAGGGCTTGCTTGCATGAAATTTTTCTCACCATCTTGTGTGAATATTTAGCAAACTATTATTTGAAGGTCATCACAAAGTGACATTcaacaaatatatacatgtacagatACCTTTATTCTAATAGTTTTGTAAATACTTTTAAGCAGttgtaaaaaatacaattatttttccTATTGCATTTCAGAGCACTTAGGAAACTGGTGGGAGACAGGCCCGATACGTGGGACAAACACCTGGATGCAGTGATGTTTGGTTTACGTACCAAAATACAACTGACCACCAaattttcaccattttatttcatgtttggcAGGGAAGCCCGCTACCCATCACAAGTCCCTGCAGAATATATGGTATCTTCTGTTGTAATTTGTAGCTTTAATTTATAGATGTTTCAGAATGTTTATAAGTATTatgttttaaaggtttgttttaaCAGTTCAGCCaatgctgagaaaatagggttttattgttttcctgggctctgcaaagcggaaAGGCACTTctgtttgctgatgatgtcatcagtaaacctcaccactagTGATGTGACGTTCCGTATCGAGGCTTCGAAGCGTGTGCCGAGTAGGGGAGGGGGCGTTTCCACGATGCGCGTATCAAGGCTTGCTTCATTTAGGGGAggagctgaaaatgatgacgtccAAAGCCTCGCTGCCCGGCTGTACCACGTGACTGATTCAGGAAGTGGTTCGGATTTCGCCGCAAGTTTTGACAGCGGTATAAACCCCTCAggctccattcaaaatgtgggtGTTTGATGGAGAGTTGCGGTCAGTGAGAGTTTGGAGACAGTTTGGAGAGAGGTAGAGATAATTTGGAGAGCGAGGAGAGAGAGTCAGGAGAGAATGGAGCCAGttaagaagaggaggatgtcCCCTGTGTGGGAACATTTTGATCTCATTTCTTCCAACAAGGTATGTACAGTAATATTTCTacagaagattttttttcataattaatatTGATTGTGCAATGCAATTTATCTTCAGCTGTCTTTACTTTTGTACAAGGTGAAGTGTTTGCTATGTGCCAGGGAGCTGGGTTATACAACAACACCTCATCCATGCACTACAGAGCTTTGCATGAGAACAAGGACAACACCGAATGTGGACCAAGACCAGGTGAGCCATCAATAATGCCATGATAATATAGCATGCAGTAATGTGACTAAAGTTaatgtgtgtgatatttatatttgtcctttgtttttgttcattccTCAGGAGAAAAATCTCAAATAGATGAAGACCTGGTTAGCATGGTGATTGAGGACACCCAGCCATATAGTATTGTGGAGGACAAAGGATTTAAAAGATTTGTTAAATCGTTAAATCCTACCTATGTTCTCCCATCTAAGAAGGTAATGGTGCTTTTACTGAATAAAACCATTAACAAAGTGGACAGGCAGGACTGAGGCTCAGACCTGAGTCCATCCGTCACAGGACAGCCACACTACACACTGCTTCACATCACAGCCACCTCATACTTTTATGCTTTTTGCATTGCAGCTGCTGCCTTCTCAATGTACTGGAACTaccacaataaaatgacatcaaaaaCGGAGCATGACACAATCTCCTAGAGAAGATTGGTGTTGCCAGATTCATCGCCACCCTGAATCTGTGCAAGGGGTACTGGCAGGTGCCACTGGACCCTACACCGTGTTCCAGACACCAGCAGGActttttcaattcaaaatgatgCCAGTTGGCTTGCATGGAGCTCCTGCTACTTTCCAAGAGGCTGATGGACAGAGTTCTCCAGGGTTGTGACCACTGCAGTGCCGCTTAACTGGATGATTGTTATTGCCCTCAGCCCTTCCTGTGTCctttcggtgtgtgtgtgtgtgtgtgtgtgttgcaggttgCTGTGATTGCTGATTGGGAGCACCTGTGACCAGCTTCCCATCTGATAAAAGCCTGGTGGTTTGGattgtctccatctctcttttccCCTGTGATCATCAGCCTGCCGCccctcattttgttttgttttacactaGACAACAAGCACCCTCATACACCACTGACACTCACTTCCACACTTCATTGTACATTtactttgtattttgtttaaataaatttgGCTTATTTTCATGTCACATGTCCCATTACCTGTGCTTTGTTGCGTCCCTAGAGCCAGTCGTAACAAAGTTGGGTGCTCGTCCAGTGCTTTTTTTGGTAGGCTATTTAAGCCCGTCTGTGACGTTTGTGGTGTGACCGCATTTAGTCTGTGTGCGCAGTCATTTGGCATCTCAGTTTGGGACGGTGATTAAATGGTTAAATGAAACGTTGAGCAGAAGTTAAGGGACGTCAGGGATGCGGGGTTCCCTTTGTGGGATTCCCTCAGATAGTGACGTGTGTCTCCGTTTATGGTGTTTGTGCTCGCACGTGTGTCCGTTTATGCGCTGTTTTCGTATATGCGTACGAAATGTGATATTGATCAAGAGGTGTacattgtcagtcagtcagtcatcatctccCGCTTcgaccagagggtcgcagggggtggtGTGCCTATAGccctcagctacatcaggcttTAGgcggggtacaacctggacagttcgccagtccatcacagggccacacacacagatagagacaaacaaccattcactctcacactcactcctatagtcaatttagagtgtccaaaatACCTACCTAAATCCccacattacatgtttttggattgtgggaggaagacagagaacccggagagaacccatgcacacacagggagaacatgcaaactccatgcagaaaggcccttgttccaaccggggctcgaacccaggtcttctagctgcaaggcgagagtgctaaccactacaccaccgtgtgacccgaGGTGTGCATTGTTTTGTCTCAATTTTTTCTCATAGGTTTAGCGGCGTCTCACCTTTGGGATTCATTGGTGGCGGGTTGTTAGTGTTGGGGTACAGTGGTTGAAAGCATCCCTTTCCCCTTTTCCTCAATTTTGCTCGGGAGCACTGCCCGTGGTTTCGAGGTGGTTTACTGGTTGCTTCTTTCGGACCAGCGGGCTCTAGGTGCATAATTACCcacaaattacaaatttaatGAGTGAGGTCCGAAGACATTTTTCTTAATGTTTGAGCGTCTGGCAGACACATCCAGTCCTGTTGTCAAACATGTTCACTTTGACAACTCAGCCaaagtgaacatgttttttgttattttagtatGTTTAATTCATGCGAATTATTCACAcgtttgaaatattaatattcaaacGTGTCCAATCAACGAAGCATTCACATCAGCCACGTAGTTTTTAGTTCGGATCATGGCCAAATTGCTGTGATGTGTGCTGAGGTGAACTCATCTTGTTCAGCACCCTCATTGGCCCATGCTAACTTGCTTATCTCAACTTGATTTTCTAGGACAGTCAGTAccttgctgttgctgtttttccagcctttcccatttaataaacattgCCCAGTCAACTGGAATACGTTTCTGTCTCACCTTTATATCGCAACTCTGTGTTACATCTGGTATATTAAACCAGAACATAGCATAAGAAATCTTCAACACATTCTCCCCAAAAGCATTCCAGTGCCAACAGAAATCATACTAAATACTTGTGTGTAGAATATTTATATTGAGTATACATTTTTGGGGAATCcctatttttcttctttttttagatCTGTTTCTTAATGAagacattgaaaaataaatatgaacttAATGAAAGAATATTATTAACAATATTTGTAACATCTTTGTTAATATCACTGTCCTTAGAAGCAGTTTGATCATGAATCCACATAATGAGACTTGCATAAATCTATACCTCAATGCTGGGCAGACTCTATGCAGCTCATTATTCACCTTGTTCATTCCATCCATGCCATCTGCCAGTTTGTACCAACTTGTTGTACAGTAGCAGAgaaaggacaaaacaaacacatactctATGACAATGATTTCCTAAGATAGATCGCAGGAGattttttgaaatgattaatagaatattttatataattttatatttatatataccatttatattattttggtAACAATactttgccatctttaaaaagtgggtcactACATTTGGGAAACATTGCTCAGAGTTGAGTAGAACTCTGAGATACTTTGTTGCTTGTGATCAgcaatgttcatgtttttacatCGTTGGCCTTCATGAACAGGTTGTTTTTACTAGTGTACCTGCTGAGCAAGCAGACCCAGGTTAATAGAGGTGGATGTTATTGATAAGCCTTGTTTGGCCTTGATTTAGATACCAGACATCCACAACATGTCCACTTCATATGGTGAATTCAAAACTACTGTACGTTTTTAATTCTTAGAACGTACAGTAGTTTGGAAAAGTCCCAAGGCACCAATAGCTTTGTTATTTCTATGTCTGTCAACTTTGAGTTTAACTGATACAACATGTCAATGTAATGCACAAAtttcttgaataaacctggcataatagacctttttcacagcagatatttgttgacatgaaaaacacaaatactggttttaccagtaacattaattagagTTCCACTCCAcagtttaagagagccagggttgtcttatttttttacagtataacAGACGTTGCACTAAATAAATtacactttaacctgtagaagttAAAAATAACTTATGCTTCATGTGAAGTATTGCAGTGTAATCGAGGTCCCCTGTTTTACAAAAGactgtattgttttgtctttcaaaTAAAGAGTTGTTTATTTAATGGCTATTATGCCGTTGTAGATGCTCGTAAAAGACAATGTTAATTTATGAATAATTAGATGTTGCAACACTCACTGTGTTCATAGATTGTAATACAGTCCACGCAATTTACTTTCACCAACTTTTCCACTTCCACTTGTTGTAAAGTATGATGGAAAACTCAACACATGCAACACACATCCCCTTTCCCACCCACAATGCCacatttctatttatatttGCGTCTGTATATTGAACTGATAAGCCTGCCAGTTTAGCTGATTCTTTGGGTTTTGCAGTGTTCAGATAATCCATATTTAGTCTTGCTGACGTGACACAACTGAAAGTATAAAAAACCTAGAGTCATGCTTTGGTTGCACACATAGGATCACAGGTAAGTTCTTTCTCTCAGTGTATGAAGTTTGCCTCTGGTTGTGGTTCAAGCACTATTCTCTTCCTTTTGAGAAAAAGTTGACATTGAATTGTGTCTTTTTCCTGCAGGTTTGCTGAGATGGTTCACATGTCTATTTTCAGGTTTTCAGCactggctctgctgctgctgtctgcctCCTGTTGGGCAGACAATGAGGTAAGCATCATACTTtacataatcatttaaaataatttgacaTAGGGTTTATTGCATCTTTATAATCACTCAGCTTCTATCATACTGGAAGTTCCTGCGGTAGCCACTTGTTATTGTAACTTTgatatttaacatttctttGTAAGACTCAGTATCTGGGTCTTTATTTGAGGATGTCTGTTAACACTTGTTTCtctaaaatgtttgtttcttacATGTGTGTCTCTCCATTTTGCAGGCAGGTATGTACAATCAGACCTATTGCACTGACATACATAGTACAGgaactggtgtgtttttttatgtaaagtcaaattgcattgtttttgttgttgatgtcgtTTGCAGAGGAAGTTGCAGAGATGGACTTGGGGGAGCTTTCAGTCTCTGAACTTCTGGAAAGAGCCAACAGTAATCTGAGTAAGTGTGAATGCTGCAGTCACCCTGTTGCCTGAACTCATCCCCTAAGTTTCTCCAGTGACACTACAGCAGTTTGTAAAAGTAGTTGTTTGATGCCGTATGATTGTTTTAGTCCGCTCCGCTGGTGAACCCACTCTGATTGAAGGAGACATTGCCATTGACAATGAGGCTGAGAGAAATGCTGATCCCTGCACCAGCCGTGGCTGCAAGTGGGGCAAGTCGACTGATGGAAAGATCTACATTCCTTATTACATCACTAATCACTTCTGTGAGTATCAGTTGGAACCACAAGCTCACAAGTTCTACGTGAAGGCAGAATATATCTTCAGACCAAATGACACACCGAAAATGCAAATATAGCTATAGATCTGCTAAACTACCCAACTATTCCATTCCTTGAACAGTCTTATTCCATATACTGGGGTATATTCATGTGATCTGGGGGGAATATTTATCCATGTGTCGATCATTGATTGTGTTGTGagataatacaaaaacaaaacttatgGTATCATGTTTGCCAGCCTCCCGTGAAAGGTCCATCATCACCCGTGGACTGGaatctttctcctccttctcctgcatCCGCTTCAGGCCCACGAGAAGTACTGACCGTGACTGGCTGAGCATTGAATCTCAGAATGGGTAAGAAAACTGAAGAAATTAAGAGCTCGTGTTAAAAGATGTTGTCAAACGTCAATCTTCAACTTATATTTCATTCTGTCCAGCTGTTGGTCTTACGTTGGCCGTCGTGGTGGTAAGCAGGTGGTATCTCTGGCCCGTAGTGGATGTCTTTACCATGGCACCGTTCAGCATGAGCTGCTCCATGCTCTGGGATTCAACCATGAACAAACCCGCTCTGACAGGGACAACCACATCAGAGTCGTGCTGGGCAATGTCCAGTCTGGTAATATAGatatttgttttcctcacagGAATATTAGAATGGAAACCACTATAATAATGTCAGTTTCTCTAACATGAGAACAGTTAAACCAACTGTCcacatgtcctccttcacaacatgaatcttctctgtggtcttcctattttcctcctgcctggcagctccatcttcaacatcttttgtccaatataatcactatccttCCTCTGCACTTGACTAAACCATCTCAGGTTTAGGTGTTTTGTGCTGAGTGCTTTTCTGAaatgagtttgcatgttttaccAATGTGTGCGTAGGTTCTTCAGGTACTCcatcttcctcccacagtctgaaGACATGAAGATTGTGCTTTGGTTGATTGGCACAAATtcccataggtgtgaatgtgagggaAGAGTTGTCTCCCTCAAGAGGATTTatatgttaaaaagaaaaaattaataaacgaatagaaaataaaataattttgacCCCTTTTTGCTCGTCTTAGGCATGGAGCACAACTTCAGGAAGATAGCCACCCTCAACCAGGGCACTTCCTATGATTACAACTCTGTCATGCAGTACCACAAGTAAGAACTGACTACACATCCgtcttcctgtgtgtcttcatatgtgtgtgcatctgttgcCATTTACATGCTCTATGTCTTGTTGTAGATATGCCTTCTCTAAGAACAACCAGCCCACCATGATTCCAATCCCTAACTCCAATGTGTCCTTCGGCAATGCCAAAGAGATGAGCCGCCTCGATATTGCAAGGCTCAACACACTCTACAAATGCTGTGAGTTCATCGTgaataaacatacaaataatatcACCAACACACTTATAATCCACTATTTACTTTTCTCTTTTACACAGGAATCCAGTCAGAAGACCTGATCGCCTCGATCAAATAAAGTAATTGAAACTATGATACGGCAGTCTTCTTTCATTCTctcattacatcctttttgtctcatttctgggaaacatttcaacaaaaatctatcataattattttactgttataGTGACTAATAAGATGAATGATCAATATTGTTTGCCCATTGTCAGCATTTCTCCTACTTTGGTTATTTCTTTAGCCTCTGCTATGGGACAGATCACAGGTCCAAGTGCACATGTGCAACGCTTTGTACGACACAGGCACACAGCACATAAACAAGGGTGCCAACAGTAGAGATCAGCAGAACAGCagagcagggccttctctgctggccctgacaatatcattaaacgcatcatagctccgtggacctgctctagtagtattgctggcctttcgttgaagctgccatttcctatttggttataactttgactgacgtgtgtcgtcagccaatcaaaatgtgatatcatagtgacagaacgccccaggcccagtgatgtgtctggcgctagcccctgctgttgtcatcaacgacgtttgaacctttggcgggttttgaagtaagttatgatcactgcattaacaccaccatCA is a genomic window of Solea senegalensis isolate Sse05_10M linkage group LG7, IFAPA_SoseM_1, whole genome shotgun sequence containing:
- the LOC122772064 gene encoding hatching enzyme 1.2-like — encoded protein: MVHMSIFRFSALALLLLSASCWADNEAEEVAEMDLGELSVSELLERANSNLIRSAGEPTLIEGDIAIDNEAERNADPCTSRGCKWGKSTDGKIYIPYYITNHFSSRERSIITRGLESFSSFSCIRFRPTRSTDRDWLSIESQNGCWSYVGRRGGKQVVSLARSGCLYHGTVQHELLHALGFNHEQTRSDRDNHIRVVLGNVQSGMEHNFRKIATLNQGTSYDYNSVMQYHKYAFSKNNQPTMIPIPNSNVSFGNAKEMSRLDIARLNTLYKC